The Verrucomicrobium spinosum DSM 4136 = JCM 18804 genome includes a region encoding these proteins:
- a CDS encoding beta strand repeat-containing protein has protein sequence MASGPAVHSQSVWVGAPGSSFNAIPNWSGGVPSASVAGVIDVAHAGAYQINVANAVILGDLTLGDLTAEDAGGFELTGSTITFNKVGGNALTKQGTALDFIRNTLTLSTALNVSVLDAAGSLQLDGVIGAGTLTKTGAGKLLITGTANNALNLLNAQQGTVVLAKASSSAVRAVTAALNIGGSVVANSGIVQIGGTFAGMGSTFATNYRDQIALGSIVTVNAFGTLDLNGNSEGVSQLLGSGKVTNSVADSTSILAVGDGSSSVIAFDGIIEDGAGIVSLVKTGSGTLTLNGASTFTGDVVAAAGFLALGGAQGSLDAATIRIVRGTLVLENSTSNNNDRILDTATVLLAQNFGTNGLVIRRNNTAGTNTQEKIGTLSVQNGHNVVRFDHSAGGNATSILANVLTLEMDNYTRGVGGTVAFTEFATGAAPNGYSYYSTTAPAAATTLTKIILNNLPSEWLVGGNGSSGFNKKVLIGAYGNMLENSVTNRFGTRLMTVETVNGVNYVRPLDSTEFREIGTGSATRVIAASNLTGGTPAILGDDNVKITGTAGGTSSPLAIRIGVTDNKLAGHIAFNSWWQESPVTATLTAFTNIRIAGNNVVHLGDWAGDDVHAGVTGGSGMMFFNGGLAATAVPAGGGYGTATIRGGTLDFGSREALIYLDVTNTAHFYSKITGTGGLTKTGGGQAHVWGWNTYTGVTTHALNELWVYTDTALGQSGAGNSMINYATFLIMNGINVGSSTDDALRKDFSFRAGAFYAGGNKSDSWNGDIRLESTSEAGEYGTLTFTVRQLSNLIINGDITGVGAANPSVYTSLDAGRTVIIQNEQTSTSIATTPSVRSINGNFVLNGSLSDIDGRAALATHEKLVLRFTGYTSASATSNTLTHNKFNVFIEDATKTNAYVDLTSGYLHFNKGFGVDGTNFSRTFFRQNDGNSVNRDRAGTISAILLGEAGSAYRTNSFVYGNTAAAYSSNSTAIMGGENTSGTVTFGHSNGATTFTFGMNTAQDSKSKATGWTNLTGTRLTSAASAAGSVTITLADVSGLSRGMLVEGTGILAGTKISHVDYDTGIVTLTAAVNATSGVGNNVTISFYNLGNTVTLADVTNLQVGMAVTGTGIRPGTVITAIDAGTKVVTLSAPLTSAITAAATFTVSYPRIVVQDTLSKTQNFGEARLYQAAGGTSEFITSFTDGVGFKLDSAVGAITKVGRGTAILKGGTASSDVNGGINVLGGALVLDYAGKAESFSHVSGGTTYQNNPYQLTLAGGELRLVNEGSASTTNSEYLRGALTLRSGNSSIVIKPGEEKTLNLHLGLANVSSTGVALQRYIPILVGGNTIYVENPDWYWRAPDRFAGATLNLYADTTVDGSANFYYSQNAPDGAATGSGVRGLGLNTIIPYTTFKYKNGGGQEFVDFAAFLVEGGNTRFVDAAGAVANSANLYNANGGQGAWNVAQWDNYVTPQVANGFVASTGYLTDDAFGGANGFTGTLTGNLDSTEDSFSDFVGARAIRFAASDSGGSVITLGSSTRLVVGSTHAADDWDGPGASVLDGGAILISNSVGATNTGISGGYLTSAQLSAYFTNAVPVNSMTAAVEPTARDLIIHNYNTQGDFTISSTIVDYTENHDDWLEYTDITKVNLVVAGPGTTHLTQATNLYTGNTYVSGGGMNTATGQWEVGTLRVPAVTSLGTGSVFLNGGRLRFANNTNPATSLSSISFGTRTLTLGGNGGYIDLVAAGTTLTISGAVRSEDNVLAGNLSSNQMSANPGVGDLIKEGLGRLILTNATAIPTTFDTTPISSQTWNAYYGLTTVKAGTLQVTIGSTADSGILGSNDSSIDGTLVEEGARLDVQMTASTAGTKEWITLDGGTLGTTASHTDGNIDGVLTVTAKGGILDVSGVLRLNATEGFLTGSGNLVKTGSGTLFLYQNNVNFTGNLDIQSGRVNGCTQGLPFGSGNTITLGSPTSASGEATLLLYANQGFTTQYRVIQDIVVRANAGTQVRNIGAGPVGTGRNQDSFFFEGDITLNGDAHLVFFDQTTNLQLVPTAGDLQSSDVAGAYRNIIFNGHFSGAGNLFTDVNLSGAGTNGAKVTFLINGDNSSANGQTAWTGTLTTGNATLNNLQEHFIRMGNNLALTAVNKVELGYNSALQLGGKTVSIGDLKARVTGNAGTNKIYVENAANDEGTLRVVQTANTDWDVLFQDGVTPEWYSSASAAVYSNRLNLVKAGAGTAVLTQLNTYTGTTVVETGNVQVGRGGVGTRVSADAVGRTGTGALSVNNGGVLSGTGVVQARSGVVHTVNSGGKIAPGDAGGSSLGTLFMDGGLVLNAGGTLEFQISKATHWVSGLSDVTNTSAYSAALLALPGASELSGTIGLDMHDHLEINGQMDLSGGGLGAGSISLVDLNYLSIAKAGDVFNLIDWSSVNGTGFNAGGNYRVGGELGSNLLLPTLGSGLAWDTSLFTNHGILIVTTVPEPGRIVLIIAACAAWGMRRRRPRASAGV, from the coding sequence ATGGCGTCAGGCCCTGCCGTCCATTCGCAGTCGGTGTGGGTGGGGGCACCCGGGTCGAGTTTTAATGCCATCCCAAACTGGAGCGGCGGTGTGCCCTCTGCCTCTGTGGCGGGCGTGATCGACGTGGCTCACGCGGGGGCGTACCAAATCAACGTCGCCAATGCGGTGATTCTGGGGGATCTGACCTTGGGCGACCTGACCGCGGAGGATGCGGGGGGCTTCGAACTGACCGGTTCGACCATCACCTTTAACAAGGTGGGAGGCAACGCCCTCACAAAACAAGGAACGGCCCTGGATTTCATCCGCAATACGCTGACACTATCTACGGCCCTCAATGTGAGTGTTCTGGACGCAGCAGGGAGTTTGCAGTTGGATGGAGTCATAGGGGCGGGCACGCTGACCAAGACAGGGGCCGGCAAATTGCTGATCACAGGCACAGCGAACAATGCACTGAATCTCCTGAATGCCCAGCAGGGAACGGTGGTGCTGGCAAAAGCCAGTTCGTCAGCGGTTCGGGCTGTTACGGCCGCGTTGAACATTGGAGGATCGGTGGTGGCCAATTCCGGGATTGTCCAGATCGGTGGGACCTTTGCGGGAATGGGGAGCACCTTCGCGACAAACTATCGGGACCAGATTGCTTTGGGCAGCATCGTCACGGTGAATGCCTTTGGCACGCTCGACCTGAACGGCAACAGCGAGGGTGTCAGCCAGTTGCTTGGCTCGGGCAAGGTGACCAACTCCGTGGCTGACTCGACCTCCATCCTGGCAGTGGGGGATGGCTCGTCCTCCGTAATCGCGTTTGATGGGATCATCGAGGATGGCGCAGGCATTGTCTCTCTCGTTAAGACCGGGAGCGGGACACTGACTCTTAACGGGGCCAGCACGTTCACAGGCGATGTTGTGGCAGCAGCTGGGTTCTTGGCCCTGGGAGGCGCTCAAGGCTCCCTGGATGCAGCAACGATTCGGATTGTCCGTGGCACCCTCGTGCTGGAAAACTCCACCTCCAACAACAACGACCGCATTCTCGACACCGCGACGGTGTTGCTGGCCCAAAACTTTGGCACCAACGGGCTTGTGATTCGCCGCAACAACACGGCAGGAACGAATACGCAGGAGAAGATTGGCACGCTTTCGGTACAGAACGGGCACAACGTGGTTCGCTTCGACCACTCCGCTGGCGGGAATGCCACGAGCATCCTGGCAAATGTGTTGACCCTGGAGATGGACAACTACACCCGGGGTGTCGGCGGCACGGTGGCCTTCACGGAGTTTGCCACGGGAGCAGCTCCCAATGGCTACAGCTACTACAGCACCACTGCGCCTGCGGCGGCCACGACCCTTACCAAGATCATCCTCAACAATCTGCCCTCCGAATGGCTCGTGGGTGGGAACGGCAGCAGCGGTTTCAATAAGAAGGTGCTCATCGGTGCCTATGGCAACATGCTGGAAAACTCGGTCACTAACCGGTTTGGGACGCGCTTGATGACCGTGGAGACGGTGAACGGGGTGAACTACGTGCGCCCCTTGGACAGCACTGAGTTCCGGGAAATAGGCACGGGTTCCGCCACCCGTGTCATTGCTGCGAGCAATCTCACCGGTGGCACACCCGCAATCTTGGGAGATGACAACGTGAAGATCACCGGGACTGCGGGGGGGACATCAAGTCCGCTGGCAATCCGGATTGGGGTCACTGACAACAAGCTGGCGGGTCATATCGCCTTCAACTCGTGGTGGCAGGAGTCACCCGTCACGGCGACTCTCACGGCATTCACGAACATAAGGATCGCAGGGAACAATGTGGTCCACCTGGGAGACTGGGCGGGGGACGATGTCCATGCCGGGGTCACCGGGGGATCGGGAATGATGTTCTTCAACGGTGGCCTGGCCGCCACGGCGGTGCCGGCTGGCGGCGGGTATGGAACGGCGACCATTCGTGGAGGCACTCTGGATTTTGGGAGTCGTGAAGCTCTTATATATCTGGATGTGACCAATACCGCTCATTTTTACAGCAAGATTACCGGCACGGGTGGCCTGACGAAGACGGGGGGAGGGCAGGCGCACGTCTGGGGGTGGAACACCTACACCGGCGTCACCACGCACGCATTGAATGAACTCTGGGTGTACACTGACACGGCGCTGGGTCAGAGCGGAGCGGGAAACAGCATGATCAACTACGCCACATTCCTGATCATGAACGGCATCAACGTGGGGTCATCCACAGATGATGCGCTGCGCAAGGACTTCAGTTTCCGTGCCGGGGCGTTCTACGCCGGGGGCAACAAGTCTGACTCCTGGAACGGCGACATCAGGCTGGAAAGCACATCAGAGGCGGGAGAATACGGAACGCTCACCTTCACCGTGCGGCAGTTGTCCAACTTGATCATCAATGGCGATATCACTGGCGTTGGGGCGGCCAATCCTTCTGTGTACACCTCGCTGGATGCGGGGCGCACTGTCATCATCCAAAACGAGCAGACTTCAACATCCATTGCGACGACCCCCAGCGTGCGTTCGATCAACGGCAACTTTGTCCTGAACGGGTCTCTTTCGGACATCGATGGCAGGGCCGCGCTTGCCACGCATGAGAAACTGGTGCTGCGTTTCACGGGCTACACGAGCGCTTCGGCGACGTCGAACACCTTGACGCACAACAAGTTCAACGTGTTTATAGAGGACGCGACCAAGACCAACGCCTATGTGGACCTCACGTCCGGGTATCTCCACTTTAACAAGGGTTTTGGGGTGGATGGCACGAACTTCAGCCGGACTTTCTTCCGCCAGAATGATGGCAACTCGGTCAACAGGGACCGTGCAGGAACCATCAGCGCCATCCTGCTGGGGGAGGCGGGCTCTGCCTACCGCACAAACAGCTTTGTCTATGGGAATACTGCGGCGGCCTATTCCTCGAACTCCACCGCGATCATGGGGGGCGAGAATACCTCGGGCACCGTGACATTTGGCCACAGCAATGGAGCGACCACATTCACCTTCGGGATGAACACGGCCCAGGACTCCAAGAGCAAGGCGACTGGGTGGACGAATCTGACTGGCACACGTCTGACCTCGGCAGCGTCCGCGGCGGGGAGTGTCACCATCACCCTGGCAGATGTGTCCGGGCTCAGCCGGGGCATGCTGGTGGAGGGGACTGGCATTCTAGCTGGCACCAAGATCTCGCATGTGGACTATGACACGGGCATCGTCACCCTGACGGCTGCGGTGAATGCCACGTCTGGAGTGGGGAACAATGTGACGATCTCCTTCTACAACCTGGGCAACACGGTCACCCTGGCTGATGTGACCAACCTTCAGGTGGGTATGGCGGTAACAGGCACGGGCATTCGGCCAGGCACCGTCATCACCGCTATCGACGCCGGAACGAAAGTGGTAACGCTGAGTGCTCCGCTCACCAGTGCCATCACGGCAGCAGCCACCTTCACCGTCAGCTACCCCCGGATCGTCGTGCAGGACACGCTCAGCAAGACGCAGAACTTTGGCGAGGCGCGGCTCTATCAGGCCGCAGGCGGGACCTCAGAGTTTATCACCAGCTTCACGGATGGGGTGGGATTCAAGCTGGACAGTGCCGTTGGCGCGATCACCAAGGTTGGGCGCGGCACCGCCATTCTCAAAGGAGGAACAGCCAGTTCTGATGTCAACGGGGGGATCAATGTGCTTGGGGGGGCGCTCGTGCTCGACTATGCCGGGAAGGCTGAGTCCTTCTCCCATGTGAGCGGGGGCACCACCTACCAGAACAATCCCTACCAGCTCACTCTGGCGGGTGGGGAGCTCCGGTTGGTAAACGAGGGCTCTGCCAGCACCACCAACTCGGAGTATCTCCGGGGTGCGCTCACGCTGCGTTCCGGCAACTCCAGCATCGTCATCAAGCCCGGTGAGGAGAAGACACTCAACCTGCATCTGGGCCTGGCCAATGTCAGCAGCACGGGAGTGGCCCTGCAGCGGTACATCCCGATTCTCGTCGGCGGTAACACCATCTACGTGGAAAATCCCGATTGGTACTGGCGCGCTCCGGATCGGTTCGCCGGTGCGACCCTGAATCTCTATGCCGACACTACAGTGGACGGCTCGGCGAATTTCTACTACTCGCAGAATGCCCCGGACGGTGCCGCGACGGGATCCGGTGTTCGTGGCCTGGGGTTGAACACCATCATCCCGTACACCACCTTCAAGTACAAAAATGGGGGCGGGCAGGAGTTCGTGGACTTTGCGGCGTTCCTGGTGGAGGGCGGCAACACGCGTTTTGTTGACGCGGCTGGTGCAGTGGCGAACTCGGCGAACCTTTACAACGCCAACGGCGGTCAGGGGGCGTGGAACGTGGCCCAGTGGGACAACTACGTGACGCCTCAGGTTGCCAACGGTTTCGTCGCGAGCACCGGCTACCTCACGGACGATGCATTTGGCGGGGCCAACGGCTTCACGGGGACTCTGACTGGAAACCTGGACAGCACGGAGGATTCCTTCAGCGACTTCGTCGGAGCTCGTGCCATCCGGTTCGCCGCCAGCGATTCAGGCGGCAGCGTCATCACTCTGGGGAGCAGCACTCGTCTCGTAGTGGGCTCGACTCATGCGGCCGATGACTGGGATGGCCCGGGGGCGTCGGTTCTCGACGGCGGGGCCATCTTGATTTCGAACTCCGTAGGAGCCACGAACACTGGCATCTCGGGAGGCTATCTCACGTCCGCCCAACTGAGCGCTTATTTCACCAATGCAGTGCCGGTCAACAGCATGACGGCGGCTGTGGAGCCCACCGCGCGGGATCTGATCATTCACAACTACAACACCCAGGGTGATTTCACGATCAGCTCTACGATCGTGGACTACACGGAGAACCATGATGACTGGCTGGAGTACACGGACATCACCAAGGTCAATCTCGTCGTAGCGGGGCCGGGCACGACCCATCTGACGCAAGCAACCAATCTCTACACCGGCAACACTTATGTCAGCGGCGGCGGTATGAACACTGCCACGGGTCAGTGGGAAGTGGGGACCCTGAGAGTGCCTGCGGTGACTTCACTCGGTACGGGTTCGGTGTTTCTCAATGGCGGCCGTCTGCGCTTCGCCAACAACACCAATCCTGCCACGAGCCTCAGCAGCATCAGCTTTGGCACCCGGACGCTCACGCTGGGTGGCAACGGCGGATACATTGACCTCGTCGCCGCCGGTACCACCTTGACCATCAGCGGTGCGGTACGCTCTGAGGACAATGTGCTAGCAGGCAACCTTTCCTCAAACCAGATGTCTGCCAATCCTGGCGTAGGCGATCTGATCAAGGAAGGTCTGGGGCGGCTCATCCTGACGAACGCCACCGCCATCCCGACCACGTTTGACACCACTCCCATCTCCAGCCAGACGTGGAACGCCTACTATGGTCTGACGACGGTAAAAGCTGGTACGCTGCAGGTGACCATTGGTAGCACGGCGGACTCTGGCATTCTGGGGAGCAATGATTCCTCGATAGACGGAACGCTGGTGGAGGAAGGGGCAAGGCTGGATGTGCAGATGACAGCGAGCACAGCCGGAACCAAGGAGTGGATCACGCTCGATGGTGGCACCCTCGGAACGACGGCCTCGCATACTGACGGAAACATTGACGGCGTGCTCACCGTCACAGCCAAAGGCGGCATCCTCGATGTCAGCGGGGTGCTGCGGCTTAACGCTACCGAGGGTTTCCTGACAGGATCCGGGAACCTTGTGAAGACCGGTAGTGGCACCTTGTTTCTCTATCAAAACAACGTCAACTTTACCGGTAACCTCGATATCCAGTCGGGACGGGTCAACGGTTGCACCCAAGGGCTGCCATTTGGCTCCGGCAACACCATCACACTGGGAAGTCCTACCTCTGCGAGTGGTGAAGCCACGTTGCTGCTGTACGCGAACCAGGGGTTCACCACGCAGTATCGGGTGATTCAAGACATTGTGGTGCGTGCCAATGCAGGAACCCAGGTCCGCAACATCGGGGCTGGTCCGGTGGGCACAGGGCGCAACCAGGATTCTTTCTTCTTTGAAGGCGACATCACCCTGAACGGGGATGCTCATCTGGTGTTCTTCGATCAGACCACCAATTTGCAGTTGGTGCCGACGGCAGGTGATTTACAGAGCTCGGACGTGGCGGGTGCTTACCGCAACATCATCTTCAATGGGCACTTCAGCGGGGCGGGTAATTTGTTTACGGATGTGAACCTGTCTGGTGCGGGAACCAACGGTGCCAAAGTGACCTTCCTGATCAACGGTGACAATTCCAGCGCGAATGGCCAGACAGCCTGGACGGGCACGCTGACGACCGGTAATGCCACCCTGAACAACTTGCAGGAGCACTTCATCCGCATGGGCAACAATCTGGCGCTGACGGCGGTGAACAAGGTGGAACTGGGCTACAACAGTGCCCTCCAACTGGGTGGAAAGACAGTGTCCATTGGTGATCTCAAGGCTCGGGTGACGGGTAATGCCGGCACCAACAAGATCTATGTGGAGAACGCCGCCAATGATGAAGGCACGTTGAGAGTCGTGCAGACGGCAAACACTGACTGGGACGTCCTCTTCCAGGACGGGGTCACGCCGGAATGGTACAGCTCCGCTTCTGCGGCTGTTTACTCGAACCGGCTTAATCTTGTGAAGGCAGGGGCAGGGACCGCTGTGCTGACGCAGTTGAACACCTACACCGGCACCACGGTGGTGGAGACGGGAAATGTGCAGGTGGGGCGTGGTGGCGTGGGGACGCGGGTCTCGGCCGATGCCGTGGGCCGCACTGGCACGGGGGCTTTGTCCGTGAACAACGGCGGGGTGCTTTCCGGCACCGGGGTGGTGCAGGCACGTTCGGGAGTGGTTCACACTGTCAACAGCGGCGGCAAGATTGCCCCCGGGGATGCTGGCGGATCTTCATTGGGCACTCTCTTCATGGACGGCGGACTGGTGCTGAATGCTGGCGGTACGCTGGAGTTCCAGATCTCCAAGGCCACCCACTGGGTCAGCGGCTTGTCAGACGTGACCAATACGAGCGCCTACAGTGCTGCGTTGCTGGCACTCCCGGGCGCAAGCGAACTGTCCGGCACGATCGGCCTCGACATGCACGATCATCTGGAGATCAACGGCCAGATGGACCTTTCGGGTGGCGGGCTGGGGGCGGGTTCCATTTCCCTGGTGGATCTCAACTATCTGAGCATCGCCAAGGCAGGAGATGTCTTCAATCTCATTGACTGGTCCAGCGTGAACGGAACGGGTTTCAATGCCGGTGGGAACTATCGGGTGGGGGGCGAGCTGGGGAGCAATCTGCTCCTGCCCACCTTGGGGTCCGGGCTCGCATGGGACACCTCGTTGTTCACCAACCATGGCATTCTCATTGTCACGACAGTGCCGGAGCCGGGCCGTATCGTGTTGATCATTGCGGCCTGTGCTGCCTGGGGGATGCGCCGTCGGCGGCCGCGGGCAAGTGCGGGCGTGTAG